Genomic DNA from Jonesia denitrificans DSM 20603:
GGGTGACCATCAGGACTCTCGGTGGGTGTCGGTGACCTTCACGGCCAGTTGTTTACCGTTATTACCAGGGACGCCGTGACCGATCGTGCGGCCTTCGACGACAATTCGGAGGGGCTTTGACGCGGCATGCCGCAGTTCGATGACGTCGCCCACAGCCATGTCGATAATGTCGCGCGGGCGCACGGTGATGGAGTTGAACCGCACCCCCACATCGACGGGGACATCGTTCATGGACAGTCGTAACCGTTCGAAGGACACACGCTGCTCTTCGCGTTGCGCGGCACTGGGGTCAGCTTCACCTTCGCCAACTTTCAGCGGGTTGAGCAGGGCATCGGCTGCGAACATCATGGTTGCAGCGCTCACTCGGTCACCGACGGTCAGGGAGTAGTTCGCCACAAGGACCGCTTCGGAAGCCGGGACCGCCTGAACAAATTGCGGGTTGTACTGCAGACCGCGGATTTTCGGGTTCATCGGGGTGATCGAGGAGAACGCATACCTCATGTCCGCAAGAGATGAATCAAGCAGCGACCGGAACAGCGCAGTCTCAATCTCAGTGAGTTCGCGAGGGTTTTCTTGCCGTTCGAGCCCCGGCCCACCAAGGAGATAGTCGAGCCACAGCATGGTGGTGTTACTAGGAATCTGTAACAGCGCTGTGGAGCGAGTTTCGTCTGCGGTAAACAGCACGAGTGTCGTGTGTGGATCGAGGGTCGCGATGTACTCGTCATAGGTGACCATTTCGAGTTTGTCTAACTCAATGGACGCCATGACCCGCAACCGTGACGTCAATTGGGTTGCCCATTGCCGGGCAAATGTTTCGCACGCCATCTCAACGATCCTCGCGTGTTCACGCGCGATCGTCATGGGCCGCCGGAAGTCATACCGTTCCGGGGGCCCTTTTCGGTGGCGTCGTGCCGTCGAGGTGTCAGATGCTGTCACGACTTGCCTGATCGGCCGCTACGGTGCGGCGTTTAGCATTTGGGTAGCACTGATTTCCGCGCTACCTGCGTTCAGCAGTCAGCGTGCCTGAGTTGACCAGCAATTCTTCACTTATTGAGCGACATAGTCAGTGAGATAGACATCCATAACTTCACCCTCATACAGTTCATCAAGATGGCCGGCGTATTGCACGCGCAGTGCTTCACGGGTGACTGGGTCCATGATGTCTGAGAACGACTGACCGGAGTACACCTCGATCGCTGCGTTGCGTGCTTTCGCTGGGTCGAAGTGGTCCACATCAGCGCCTTCAATGAATTGCAGCCCAAACCCCACCCGCAGGTAGCGTCCTTCGGCAAGGTTGATGTTCATCGATTCGATGGTGTAGACCTCCCCCGCGATCGGCCCTTCTGGTTCTGCGTCGTCCTCACCGCTTGGGGCCAGAACAAAAAACCATGCGGCTGCCCCGACGGCCCCGGCAACAACCAGGGCGATGAGGGTGATCATCAGGCCCTTTTTTGGGCTTGGTGAATCCGCGGGAGCCGCCTCAGTTTTTTTCGCGGCAGCTGTAGGACGTGGGGCGCTTACTTGGGGGCGCCCACCAGCAACAACGCGTTGTTCAATCGGCATTGCGGTCTCCGTTGGTGTCGTTCTTGGCGATCATAGGGATAAGGTCTCTGACCCGTTCGGGTTGTGAGGACAAAATGACGATGTCAACTCGACGGTTGATTTTGAGTCCACGTTTTGTGTCGTTGTCTGCCAGTGGCCGGGTATCTCCAAAACCCACGGCGGCGATCCGCGTGCCGGAGATTTTGCCTTTTTCCACGTATCGGCGCAGCACTTGGGTCGCGCGGTCGGAGGACAGTTCCCAGTTGGATTTGTAGTTCACTGACTGTAGTGAGTTCGCGTGCCCTTCGATGGAGAGCTCGTTGTCAAGTTCTCGCAGGATCCGCGCAGTGGTGTCCACGACTCGTTCAGTGGTTTTGGTGAGACGTGCGGTGTCGGCTTGGAAGAACAGTTCATCGGAAACGAGGCCCACAATGAGACCGCGTTCGTTGATGCGGTACTCCACCGATCCCTCTAACCCACGCTTCCTCAGGGCAGCGTCGATCCGGTCAGCCAGTGATTGCAGGTTCTCGTACTCAGCTTGAGCTGCTGCCATGTCCTTGGGGTCGATGGCTTCTTCTTCTGCGTCTCCTGCTTGTCCTGAGTCCTCGTCAGACCCGGAGTTGTCGTTGCGCAGGGCTGCGGCGAGGAATTCATCTGGTGGTTCCACGCTGGTGGGGGTGATCGCTGTGTTGGCGTCGATGATGGAGGACCCGTCAGAGAGAATGGAGCTTCCTGAACCGCCAAAGGACACTGACAATGATGCTGCGAGTTGCTCAAATTTCGCTTGGTCCACCTGTGACATTGCGTAGAGCACAATAAAGAGACCCACGAGCACTGTGAGCATGTCAGCGTAGGACACAAGCCACCGTTCGTGATTGGCGTGTTCTTCTTCGTGGCCCTTTTTCCGGGCTGAGCGTGGCTTACTCATGCCGCTTCCTTCGCCACTTTGGGTGCTGGTGGTGCGCTCGTTGAGGGAATCAGTGAGCGCAGGCGTTCACCCACAAGACGCGGGTTGGACCCTGCTTGAACGGCGAGAAGACCTTCGAGGATGATTTCCATTTCGTCACACTCAAGGTTAGAGATCCGCTTCAGGCGGCTCCCGATCGGCAACCACATGACGTTCGCGGTGAAGATTCCCCAGAATGTTGCCAGGAACGCTGCGGCGATCATGTGCCCCAGTTCGGAGGGGTCCGCGAGGTTTTCTAGCACGTGGACCAGGGAGACAACCGTTCCGACGATACCGATAGTTGGCGCGTAACCGCCCATGTCGTCGTAGAACTTGTATCCCACTTTGTCTTCGGCGCGTTTTGCGGCGATTTTGTCTTCGAGGATGTCTCGCAAGTCTTCTGGGTCTGTTCCGTCAATAGCGGATCTCAGACCATCACGCAGGAAGTCGTTCTCAATGTCTTTTGCCGCGTCTTCGAGCGCCAGGAGACCTTCACGCCTGGCTTGTTCTGCCAGTGACACGATGGTGTCCACTGAGGCGGCGGCGTTCGAGGGTTTGCGAGTGAAGGCCGCGGGAAGCTGTTTTAGTGCGTAGATCGTGTCACGCAAGGTCCCCCCTGCCATGGCCACACCAAAGGTTGCGAGGAACACAAGAACCATCGGTGCGGGGAGGAACACAGACATCGGGGAGGCGCCCTCAAGGAGGATCGCCATGATGATGGCACCAAAACCAATGGCAAGTCCGATGAGTGATGCGGGGTCCATTATTTCTCCTCCTCGGCGATGGGAGTGACGAGGGTGAGGTCAGGAAGGCTGCTGGTGCCGTCGTTCGCCATTTGTTGGGCGCGGGCAATGACGGTGGCGCGCTGTGCGTTAATCAGGTCGATCACCTCAGTCATGCTTTCTTTGACGAGGTATTTTGTTCCGTCGACCAGTGTCAGGATCGTGTCAGGTACGGAGTCAATCCGTTGCACGAGGTCGGGGTTGAGCGCAAAACGCTCCCCGTTCAGTCTGGTTACGATGACCACAGTGTGTCCGTCCTTGGTGAAAAAGAGTCCGTCCGTGTCCTCCGCCGAACTCATCGGCGGGGCACGGACGGACTTGAGGGTTTCGGCGGCGTGGAGTGGTGTTAGCGCTTGAGGTTGACGAGCTCTTGGAGGACCTCGTCGGAGGTTGTGATGACACGGGAGTTCGCTTGGAATCCGCGCTGCGCAATGATGAGGTTGGTGAACTCTTGGGAGAGGTCCACGTTGGACATTTCCAGTGCTCCGCCGACGAGGCCACCACGGCCACCCATGCCGGGTTCGCCGACTTGTGCGTCTCCTGAGTTCACGGAGGTTCCGTAGAGGTTTCCGCCTTGTTTTTCCAACCCAGCAGGGTTAGCAAAGGTGGCGAGAGAAATCTTGCCCACTGCTTGTTTGAGCCCGTTAGAGAAGGCGCCAAGTACGGTACCGTCCGCGGTGATTTGGAAGGATTGAAGGCTTCCCGCTTGTTGCCCGTCGCGGCTTGAGGCTTGAACGGTGGTGAGGTTGGCGTACCCGGTGATGGTGGCAAGGTCTACGGTGATCCCGCCCACGGTCACCGCGGTCCCTGCGGTGGTTTGCCCATTGGCGTCAAACTCGAGAGTGGAGGTGCCGGTTGAACCGTTTTCGTCCGTAGCGGTTACTGTCCATTGCATGGCTCCTGGGCCAGGTGCGGTCACTTTGGCGAAGCTGAGAGTGACAGTTCGCGCATTGCCCAGGGAGTCGTAGACAACGACATCCCTGTCAAGGTTCGTTCCGGTGGCCGCATCGGAGGGGAGGTTCCCGTCAAAGGAAATCGCCGTGGTTTCCTCTGACCCCAGCAAGGCAGTCATGGGCAAGCGCAGTGGGCCAATTTGCCCATTGACGTCGATGGCGCCGTTCGTAGCTGGCCACCCCATGACGTAGGCGCCTTCAGGGGTGACAAAGTTTCCGTTGGAGTCGAAATCGAATGCACCTGCACGGGTGTAGAACTGTTGACCGTCTTTTTGAACAACGAAGAAGCCATCACCGGAGATCATCATGTCGGTGGAGCGACCTGTTGTTTGTGCAGCACCCTGGGTGAAGTTCGTGGTGATGCCAGAGACTTGGACACCCAACCCGACCTGGGCGGGGTTGGTCCCACCGACGCCACCTTGAGCGGCCCCTGCGTTTTGCACCATCTGGGAGAGCGTGTCTTTGAACTGGGTTTGTGATGCTTTGTAACCGGTGGTGTTCACGTTCGCGATGTTGTTACCGGTGACATCGAGCATGGTTTGGTGGGATCGCATACCTGAGATCCCGGAGAAGAGTGAACGGAGCATGAGATGTCCTTTCTTGCGGGTCCTGGTCAGGCCTGCGTGGTCTGGTTGGGGGTGGATGGGTCTGGGGTGGTACCTGGGGTGACCGCTGTGATGCCGGCAATAGAGTTGAGCGGCACGTGTTCGTCACCGATGATGACGGTGGGCACTTCACCGTCGTAGCGGATGGAATCGACCCGCCCCGTGGTGGTGTCTCCGTGGGAGTTGGTGAAGGTGACGTCCTGCCCGATTAACGCTGCCGATGCGACGCGCATCTGCAAAGCGAAGCTTTCTTGGTTGACCTTAGTCAGCGCGGTGAGCTGTTCCATGGAGGCGAGTTGCGTGGTTTGCGCCATCATCTCGGTGGTGTCCATGGGGCTGGACGGGTCTTGGTATTTCAGTTGCGTGACCAGCAGGTTGAGGAACATTTCCCCATCCATTTCCTGTTTGGGGGTGCGGGTCACTGCCGGGGTTGTGTGCACTCCGGCTTGCGGAGTGGTGGGCATGATCGGGACTTGTGAGGTGTCGATCGTCATGGGTGTCCTTACGCGATGACGTCCACGCCGGTTGTGGCAGTGGTGTCAGGTGTGGGGGCGGGCAGGGGGTCGGGTGTGGCCACGCCAGGTCCGCGTGGTGTGGTGGTGCCACGCCAGGGTCCTGTGGGTGTGTGGCCGGTGTCGCTGTGACCGCTCTGACGTCCATGTCCGAGGTTGAGGTCGGTGCTGAGACCAGCGCCTTGAAGGTCCCTCTTCAAGTCGTTCATCAGTGGCCGGATCGCATCTCGCGCTGTGTCGTTGACGCAGGTGATTTCAATCCGGACGGTGTCCCCGCTGACAATGGCCCGGATGGAGACTGGGCCAAGGTTCTCGGGGGTGACGCGCACAGAGAAGCTGTGTTCTCCTGGTGCGGCTTGTTTCAGGTGGATCAGTGGGCCGCGGAGCTGGTCCACAAGTTGTTGGCCAACGTCACTGGTGGGTGCTGCGGCGGGTAGTGATGGAGCGGGAGCTGTGGGGGTGGTGACCTGGGGTGTTGCGGGAAGCGCGGTGGGTGTGGCGTCGTTCCGGGGGGTTGTTGTGGTCACTGCGTCAGTTCCGGGTATCCCAACTGTGTTCGCACCAGCTGTTTGTCCGTCTCGAACGATGCGCAAGGATTGTGGTGGTGATGCGAGCGCTTCTGCCGGGTTGGGGGCTTGTGTCCCGTGGCCGCTTTGTGGCGCGCCGGCTTTTGTGGTGGTGACCTCGGGGCGGCCCTCACCAGTTGGGGTGCCCGCTGGGGCATTGGGTGTCGCGGGAGCCGCGGTGACCGCAGTCGCTGTGATGGCCTGTGCAGTCTGGTCAGGGTTGGCCGATGCGCTAGGGGCAGCCGTGGGCGAGGCCGCTGTGGTGACTGCTTGCGCTGTGAGGGTGGTGACAGGCTGTGTTTCTTTGCCGCCCACACCTGGTGCGTGTGCATTCTCGTTTGGGGCGCCGGACGTCCCTGGCATGGGAGCATGTTCGGCGGTGTCGATTGTGCCGGGGACCATGCTGCTCTCTGCCCACTGGTCACCAGGAGCACCAGTGGGTTTCTCACCCTCAATGGTGTCAGAGGCCTCCGGGGTAGGGTCCACTGGTATCGGAGGGGTCACATCGGCAGGTCGTTGCATCCCGTCAACTTCTTGGGGGATGTCAGTTGCGTCTCCTGGGACCTGGTCGACTGGTTGCCCGTGGTCACGGGCTGGTGTGGTGGTGCTTGTGTCGCCTGCCTGCTCAGCGCGATTGGTCCCACTGGGACGCGCCTCGTCAGATGGACGAGCGGGACGGTTTGCCTCGGTTGCAGCAGACAACGCTTCATCAAATCCACCCGTTGAACCACTTGCCTGGCCGCCTCCCGACCCGGGGGCACGCTGTGGTGCAGGTGGCGCTGACGCCAGCACAGTCACACTCATCGAGTTACTCCCAGTCGGTCAAGGGCAGCGCGCTGCACTGCCTGTGTGGCTCTCTCATCGGCAGTCACAGGTGACTGTTGAGTATTCATGGGGGTCGCATCAGGAATCACCCGGCGAATCGCGGTCGGAGTCTCATAGATCGCCCGTTCCGTGACGGCTCGCCCACGGTATGGGGCGTCAATCATGCGACCCTCACTGACGTAAATCCCGATGTGTGTGCCGCCATCAAAAACGAGAAGGTCGCCAGGTTGCGCGTCCGCCAGCGAACTCACCGCACGTCCTTGACCCATTTGCTGTCGGGCAACACGAGGCATATCAATTCCATACTCAGACAACACGTTCTTGACCAAGCCAGAACAATCCACACCGGCTTTCGTGTTGCCGCCCCATTGGTAGGGGGTCCCAATCCAGGTTCGTGCCTCATTAACGATGCGCTGCCCCAGATCCCGGTCCGTGTGCGTTCCAGCCGGCGTCAAAGACTGTGCTGCCGCCGTCGACGCGGCAGGGGCGATGGATGAGGTAGCCACGGCTGCGGAGAGAAGCGATCCAAAGTCTTGGGTCGGGTTCGTCACCGTGGTGCGCGTGGTGTCCGCCGACACCATCGCTGTTGCCATGGTGTTGCCACCCATGACCCCGCCCACAGCACCCGGTGCCACCGACGCAGCGGTTGCCCCCATCGCGGAGCGGATCTCTGTGATCCGTGACATGACCGCATCAATCGCCATCAGGCACCTCCGGTGACCGGGTTAAGTTCCGCCGCATGTGTGCTTGTGCACCCAACTCGTCAAGAACGTTCTGCTCTGCTTTCGCTTCCTCGACCGCTTCCCGTTCTTCATGCCGGTCCCGCAGCTTCTCCACCCCCGCGACCTGCTGTTTTGCAACAGCCCAGTGCGCGTGGGTGACATCTGCTTCGTGCTCAGCAAGCTCACGGGCCGCCTTCGACTCGGCGAGCAGCCCCTGCAGTGAGGCACGCGAGGCCAACGCCGAACGCCATTGTGTTTCCGTCAATAACTGATCAAATTCATGGTCACCGAGGCTCTGCGTGGCCCGCACTTCGCGCGCACGCTCCCGCGCAGCACGCTCCCGCGCCCGCGCTAACTCCTGAGCCGCTTTCTGCTCAGCTGTCTCCCGCATCCGCAAGAGAGGCATAAGAGGAAAACGTTTGGCCATGTCACACCTCCGATCTGGCATGCGTCACGCCGACGAAGAACCCACGTGCGCTTCCAACGCACTGGCCAAGTCAGCTAACCGATTCCACGATTCGGCAAGGGGGGCTGGTTCCCCCATGCGTTGACACAGGAACGAGGTGATGTCCTGTGCTTGTGCGAGCGCCGCATCAACAGTCGGATTCGACCCTGCCGCGTACGCCCCAATATCAATCAAGTCCTGCACGCCGGCCTTCGCCGCCATAAACCGACGCAACGTGTCGGCATGCGCCTGGTTGGCCGGGTCATTCACTTTCGATGCGACACGGGAAATTGACGCCAACGCATCAATAGCCGGGTAGTGGCCCCGCACCGCAAGCTTGCGATCCAACACAACGTGCCCGTCAAGGATCGACCGAGCCGCATCAGCAATCGGCTCATTGTGGTCATCACCATCAACAAGAACGGTATACAGTCCCGTGACTGTGCCCTGCTCAGCAGAACCAGCACGCTCCAACAGGTTCGCGAGCACCGAAAACGTTGACGGCGGATACCCTCGAGTCGCTGGTGGCTCCCCCACCGACAACCCAATCTCACGCTGCGCCATCGCCACCCGCGTCAACGAATCCATCATGAGGACAACATCGTTGCCCATCTGCGCCAACCACTGCGCAATACGGGTCGCAGTAAACGCTGCACGCTGCCGCATCAACGCCGGTTGATCCGACGTCGCAATCACGACAATCGACCGGGCAAGACCCTCCGGGCCCAGATCATCTTCCAAAAATTCACGGACTTCACGACCACGCTCACCAATGAGAGCGATCACCGACACTTGGGCGTCTGTCCCGCGAGCAATCATCGACAACAGCGTCGACTTTCCCACCCCGGACCCCGCAAACAATCCCATCCGTTGCCCGCGCCCCACCGACGTGAGAGTATCCATGACTCGCACACCCAACGCCAACGGCTCACTGACCCGCTGCCGGGCGAGCGGGTGCGGGGCAGCGGCATCCACATCAACAAAATCCACGTGGGTCAACGGACCAAGACCGTCAATAGGCTCACCCAGCGGGTCAATCACCCTGCCCAACAAGCCACTCCCCACTGGCACACGGATACCACCCCCCGTGTGTCGCACCTGCGCACCTGCACGCAATGCCGGGATCGCGGTCAACGGCATACAGGTGGCAAACCCATCATGAACAGCAACAACTTCAGCGCGAGCAGGCGTCCCCGACTCACCCACCGCAACAACGTCACCGACAGCGCAATCAAGCCCACGCACATCGAGAGACAAACCCACCGCACGACTCACCACACCCACCCGCTCCGGACGAGCAGCCAAGCGTGCCTTGTCCCACACTGGGGCAAACGCCAACGACGTCATCGTGCCCCCTCCCCCAGATGTGCATCCCCCACGGGGACGCCCGCATGAGCCAACTCGTCCCGAGCACGTTGCGCGGCAGCAGCCAGACGCGCATCAAGGAAACCATGCGGCAACACCGCGACCGCGTCACCGGACGCCAACCCATGATCAGCTTCCAAATGAAGACGTGACGCATCACGGCCAAGAACAGAGACCACCCGGTCCCAATGCGCCTGCAACGCAGCCACATCAACCGGGTGCATCCGCACCGTTAACTCCGGTGCCTCAATAGGCTCAGCAAGAACTCGCTCCAACGCCCACAAAGCTCCCTGGCGCACCGGAACATCCGCAGACGGGGAAGCAATTTCCGTACCCACAATCGCACTGGCTAAATCAAACGCCAACGCATACAACGTTGTTTGAGCGTCCGCGATCACCGGAACTACCCGGTCATCAGCCGCCCGCATTGCTGCGTGCAGCGCAGAAATCACACCCTCAAGGCGCGCGTCACGCTGAGCACGGTCCGCATCAGCTTGAGCGAGCAACGTCTCGCGCAACTGCTTGCCTTCACCAGCAGCCACTCGTGCACCCGCCGCATACCCAGCCGCGTACCCACGAGCCTCCGCATCCTGGCGTGCCTGACGGACTGACTCGTCGTTGATCGCAACAAGTCGTGTCTGCGTAAACGTCGCAGGACGGATCTCAGGAGACGTACTCATCTTCACCCTCACGGCGAATGGTGATCTGGCCAGAATCCTCCAGGCGACGAATAACCTGAACAATGCTCGACCGGGCTTCCTCAACCTGCGACATGCGCACGGCACCAAGCAGATCGATTTCTTCGGTGAGGTTCTCGCGGGCACGCTCGGACAGGTTCCGCATGACAGCGTCCTTCTCGGGAACCCCAGCACCCTTGAGCGCCAGTGCAAGAGAAACAGTTTCCACGCCACGGAGTACAAGCTGCAACGCTTTGTCTTCCAGCAACGTGATGTCGGAGAAGACAAACATTTGCGACCGCACTTCCTCAGCCAACTCTGCGTCGCGCGCTTCCAGGCCTTCGAGGATCAACTTTTCGGTTCCTGGGTCTGCGCGGTTGATGATTTCCACCAGCGGAGCCACACCACCAATAGCAGCAGTCTCACGCGGAGTGAGGACTGTGGTCGCTTTCCGGTTCAGTGCTTCAGCAACAATTTGCACCACGTCAGGGGCGGCACGTTCCATCATGGCGATGCGGTGGGCAACCTCAGCCTGCAGCTCAGGGCGCAAACCAGCCATGATCGCTGACGCGTGCTCTGGGCGCAGGTGCGCCATCACAAGCGCCATGGTTTGAGGGTGTTCACCGTGAAGCAACGCCAACACTTGGCGCGCATCCGCCTGCTGCAAAAACTCAAAGGTTTGTCCCGCCATGGATGCGGTGAGACGGTCAATGAGTTCCTCAGCCTTTTCCGCTCCAAACGATGCTTCCAACAGTTGCTGAGCAACAGTCATCCCACCGTTAGACACAAGGGAGACACCACCTAATGTCACCTGGTGAAACTGTTCAATCACCTGGTCTGCGAGGTCACGGTCAACCCGCTCCATGCGCACAATCTCAGCGGTCAGTGCTTCAATGACTGGTTCATCAAGGTTCGCCATGACGCGGGCTGCCCGGTCACGACCAATCTGCATGAGAACAAGGGCAGCTTTTTGCGTCCCTGTCAGTTGATCTGCACTAAAGGACGTGATCATGACCGACCTCCCGTGCTAATCCACTCGTTGAGGATTTCCGCCATTTGCTTGGGGTCTTCATCCGCGAGGGTCACCACGTCTTGGCGCTTCTTTTCGGCGCGCAACGCTTTGTCATCGGGGGCGGCAGGAAGTTCCGGCATTTCTGGGAACTCTAGTTGTTCCAGTTCCGCAGCTGCGTTGTACGCTGGGACCGGAGCTAGCTCCACTTCACCAAGGTCTAGTGCCTCTTGTTCCACCTGTTGCGGCATCCGGTTGCGGCGACGACGGGCAGCAGCAACAATACTCAACGCGATGATGGAAACCAGAGCGATCGCAGCGATTCCCAGGTTGCGGTACATCTCCATCTGGGCAGCTTCAGCGGCTTCTGCTTCTGCTGCGGTCAGTGCTTCGGCAGCAGCTTGCGCTGTGGTGTCATCAAAGGCCATCCGGGTCACCGTGACGGTGTCCCCTCGTTCCTCATCGATCCCGGCAGCTGCAGTCACCATGGCTTGCAGGTCATTGATGTTGATCGTGGCTGCAGCTTGCTGGTCAACTGCTACTGACACCGACTGGCGGCGCACTGTTCCTGGAGCTGTGACAATACGTTCGGTGGTTTTGTCCACGGCATTGTTGCGCTCGCTGGACGTGTTCGTGTAGTTACCGTCGGTTTGTCCTTCGGGAACTGCAATGTTGTCTGGGCCGAGAACACCAGCGGCGTTTCCTGTCCCGGTGTATTCCTCAGTGGTTTCTCGTTCAGTGAGGGGCAGGGCGTCCTCGTTAGAATCATAGGACTCACTCACACGCTCAGTCGCGTCGAAGTCAAGTTCGGCGGTCACTGAGACCACTGCCATCCCGTTACCCAAGATTCGGTCGAGCATCCCTTGCAGGGAGGCGGCAATACGCTGTTCGTACTGTTGGGTTTCTTTGAGGTTCGTTCCGTGAGTTCCTGATCCGCCCATTGCGGAGAGCACTTGCCCGTCGGAGTCGATCACCGCGACATTCTCCACTTTCATGCCCTCTACTGCGGCGGAGACAAACTGGGTGATGGCAGCGACTTGGTCATCTGCAAGGGTGACCCCTGCTTTGGGTTTCACAAAGACTGATGCTGTGGGGTCTGCGCTTTGGGAGACAAACACAGTGTCTTCGGGCATGGCTAGTTGCACAGATGCGACCTCAATGCCGTTCATCGCGGTAATGGTCTTCGCGATTTCACCCTCAAGTGCACGCTTATAGGTGACGTTTTGTTGGAAGTCCGAGGAGGTCATTCCCATGTTGTCCAACAGCGAGTAGCCTCCTTCCGCTGAGGGACTGATCCCTGAGGACGCAACCTTGAGGCGCTGGTCATACACCTGTCCAGAAGGAACAAGAATGGTGGACCCACCGTTGGTGAGCTGGTATTGCACCCCATTCGCGGCGAGTTGGTCAACGATCGCAGCTGCATCGGCTGGGGCGAGGTCGGTGTACAGCGGTTGCATTTGTGGCCGCGTGGCCCACATGGCAAGCGCCACTAACGCGACGATGACACCGGCAAGTCCAATGAGTGCCAGGGTGCGCTGAGCGACCGTAAACTCTCGGATCGCGGAGAACAGTCGCGTAAAAACGTTGGTGATCTGCTGCGGCATTACGCTTGCATCCTCATGATCTCGTTGAATGCGTCAACGGCTTTGTTCCGGATTGCGGCGGTCAGTTCGAGTGTCACTTTCGCTTCTGTCGAGGCGATGGTGTAGTCGTGAATGTCATCCAAATCTCCGGTGACCGCTTGGACGGCGAGTCCTTGAGATTTTTCTTGCAACCCTTGGAGGTTGTCGATCGAGTTGGTCAACATCTGCCCGAACGTAGAGTCAGATACAGTTCCCCCACCGGCGGGCGGGGTGATAAGGCCGGTCGATGTGACCGCCATGAGTGCGTTGGGGTCGGTTGCGCTTGTCAGTGCGCCGATCGCTGGGATGCTCATCAGTTTCGTCCAATCGACAGTGCTTGTTCATAGGTGGCGCGTGCGCGTTCCACAACAGCGGTGCTTGCTTGGTAGCCGCGTTGCGCCATGATGAGCTGGCTCATTTGGGAGGACAGGTCAATGTCGGGGTAGCGCACATACCCGCCTTCGTCCGCGAGGGGGTGGTCGGGTTCGTAGACGAGTCGTCCTTCAGCGCTTCCGAGTTCGATGCCTGCGACTTGGGTTCCTGCGGTGTCTCGTGGTCCGCCTGCTGCTTGCGCGATGACGTAGCGTGCTTGGAATGCTTCTTCGTCTGTGGGGCGCACCGTGTTGACGTTGGCCAGGTTGTCCGAGACGGCGTCAAGCCATTTCCGGTTGACGGTGAGGCCTGTGCTGGCAATGCCAATGGCTCCGAAGGTGGTCATCAGTTTGTCCTCATAGCGGCGCGAAGGGATGAGTAGGTTCCGTCGATGGCTTGGGTGGCCAACTGGTATCGCAGCACCGTGTCGATGTTGAGCAACGTTTCGGTGTCGAGGTTGACGTTATTCCCGTCAAGACGTGTGGGTTCGAGTGACCGTTGCACGGTGGGCGTGACGGCGCCGTTGCCGCGTTGCACCTGCCGTGACAGTTCGTCTTCAAATTGCACGCGTTGCGCGTGGAAATTGGGTGTGTTGATGTTCGCGACGTTGTTCGCGATGACACGTTGCCGTTGCGCAAGCCCGTCGAGGGCACTGTTGAGTGCCACATAGGTCACTGAGTCAAACACGGGTTACCTCGTGGTTGGCGGTGGTGGCCTGTCCGTGGCCGGTGGTGGCATTCCTTTGCT
This window encodes:
- the fliF gene encoding flagellar basal-body MS-ring/collar protein FliF; translated protein: MPQQITNVFTRLFSAIREFTVAQRTLALIGLAGVIVALVALAMWATRPQMQPLYTDLAPADAAAIVDQLAANGVQYQLTNGGSTILVPSGQVYDQRLKVASSGISPSAEGGYSLLDNMGMTSSDFQQNVTYKRALEGEIAKTITAMNGIEVASVQLAMPEDTVFVSQSADPTASVFVKPKAGVTLADDQVAAITQFVSAAVEGMKVENVAVIDSDGQVLSAMGGSGTHGTNLKETQQYEQRIAASLQGMLDRILGNGMAVVSVTAELDFDATERVSESYDSNEDALPLTERETTEEYTGTGNAAGVLGPDNIAVPEGQTDGNYTNTSSERNNAVDKTTERIVTAPGTVRRQSVSVAVDQQAAATININDLQAMVTAAAGIDEERGDTVTVTRMAFDDTTAQAAAEALTAAEAEAAEAAQMEMYRNLGIAAIALVSIIALSIVAAARRRRNRMPQQVEQEALDLGEVELAPVPAYNAAAELEQLEFPEMPELPAAPDDKALRAEKKRQDVVTLADEDPKQMAEILNEWISTGGRS
- the fliE gene encoding flagellar hook-basal body complex protein FliE, which gives rise to MSIPAIGALTSATDPNALMAVTSTGLITPPAGGGTVSDSTFGQMLTNSIDNLQGLQEKSQGLAVQAVTGDLDDIHDYTIASTEAKVTLELTAAIRNKAVDAFNEIMRMQA
- a CDS encoding flagellar basal body rod protein FlgC; amino-acid sequence: MTTFGAIGIASTGLTVNRKWLDAVSDNLANVNTVRPTDEEAFQARYVIAQAAGGPRDTAGTQVAGIELGSAEGRLVYEPDHPLADEGGYVRYPDIDLSSQMSQLIMAQRGYQASTAVVERARATYEQALSIGRN
- a CDS encoding flagellar basal body rod protein FlgB, whose amino-acid sequence is MFDSVTYVALNSALDGLAQRQRVIANNVANINTPNFHAQRVQFEDELSRQVQRGNGAVTPTVQRSLEPTRLDGNNVNLDTETLLNIDTVLRYQLATQAIDGTYSSLRAAMRTN